The following nucleotide sequence is from Deinococcus radiotolerans.
GCGTACAGCGGGTCAAACCCGACCCCCTCGTCCTGCACGAGGACGGCCCACTCATCCCCGCGGTCCTCCGCCCAGACGTGCACCCGCGCCTCACCGGGGCTGAACTTCACGGCGTTTTCCAGCAGGAACCGCAGGGCCTGCTGGAGCGTCACGGCGTCGCCCTGCACGATCGGGAGCGGGTCCACCGTCCACGTGACCAGGTGATCCGGGTCGATGAGCGTCACGTCCCGCATGACCTGTTCCACGATCTTCTGCAGCGACACCGCCTGCATCGTGAGCGGGGTCCGGCCCGCCCGGGAGAGAACCAGCACGGCGTCCAGCAGGGTCTCCATGCGCGTGGCGGCGTCCACCACCACGCCCAGGTGCCGCTCCGCACGGCCTGCGTCCCCCCGGGTCATTTCCTTCAGGGCCAGCGCCGCGAAGCCCTCCACGTGCCGCACCGGGGCGCGCAGGTCGTGAGAGATGCTGTACGTGAAGGCCTCCAGTTCCTGATTGGACGTCTGCAACTCCGCATTGGAGCGGGTCAGCTGGGCACTGTGTTCCAGACGCTCAAGCACCACCCCCAGGTGTTGCACGGTCGCGATCAGCACGGCTTCATCTGCGGGCGTCCAGGCGAGTGATTCGAAGAGCGGCACGTTGAACAGGCCTCGGACCTGCCCGCCGATGATGAGGGGCAACGTCGCGTGGGCCGCCACGCCCTGTGCCACGTCCGGGTCGACATCGGCGCCCGTATCGTAGGTGTCCACGAAGCTCGGCTCGCCCGTCCGGGCCACCAGATCGAAGCTGGGGAGCCCGCCGACGGGAAAGCCAGCGTCCATTGCGGCCTGGAGGGCGGGGGAAGGGGCCACCCCGGTTTGCACGCGAACCTGCCACAGGCCGCCGTGGACTTCGTAGTACGCCGCGAAGCCCGGCGGGAGGAGCCCGAGGACCAACGCCTGCGCCCGCCCGATCAGGGCGAGGGGATCGGCCACGTCCCCCTGATCTTCCGTCAACTGCAGCAGCGTTTCCAGTTGCTGCGCGCGGCGGTTCAGGTCGTCCCGCTGCTGCGTCAACTGGCGGGCTTGAGCCGCGCGGTCCAACGCGACCGTGAGCCCGCGGCCGACGGCCCGCACGATGGCCTGCTCCCGGGCCGTCCACTGGGGCGTCGTCTGCTTCCCGACGGTGAACAGGGCGCAGACCTGCCCGCCGATCAGGATGGGCACGAGCCCGACCGCGCCGTAGGCAGCGGCTTCCGACACGTCGTTGCTGGCCGCGTCCCACCCGTCCACGAAGATCGGAACGCGGTGCTGGAGGACGGGGGCGAAGTCAGGCGCGTGCAGCGGAATGCCGATCTGGATCTGCGCCACGATGTCCGGGCTGACGTCTCCGGACCAGATGAGCGCGCGCCAGACGGCGTGGGTGGTGTCGAGTTCGTAGTACGCGAGGCTGGCATCCGGGAGGTTGGCCTGAACGGCGGCGAAGGCCTGACGGGCCAGGCTGATCTGATCGATGTCGGAGCCGACGGCTTCCGTGAAGGTGACGAAGGCGTCAAGGGCCGCGGCGCGCTCATCGAGCGCTTGCGTCTGCTGCTGAACGCGCTGTTCGAGGTGCTGGGCGTGGTCTTCGAGCAACTGGGCCTGCTGGGCCAGCTGCGCCTGCGCGGCCTGCTGGGCCTGTTCCGCCCGGACCTGCGCCGTGATGTCCCGGGAGGTGGCGAGCAGGTGCGTGATCTGCGCGGCTTCATCCCGGAGGGGGGCGACGGTGACGGACCACCACTTGGGTGTGCCCTTGAACGTCCTGGCCTCGCCGGTGAAGGTGCGGGTCTGCCCGGCGCGGGCGGCATCGAGGGCCGCTTCGAGCTGGGTGCGGGCCTCGCCCTCCCAGAGGGTCGTCAGGACGACGTTCTGGCACTGTTGGGGATCGTCGACTTCCATGATGACTTGCCCGCCGGTGTTCATGCTCAGGAGGCGGGCGTCGAGGTCGAGGATCTTGATGCAGTCGCCATTGGCGTCAATGACCGCCTGGAGCTGGCGGGCCGTCAGGAGCGGTTCAGTCATCAGCAGGGGGGAGGGGGGAGTGGGCGCGGGGCATCAGGTCAGGATAGTGCGGACACGCCGGCGGCATGGCCCCTGATGGGGAGGGTGGGGTGGCGGTCCTGATCAGGGCCGGGGGCGAGGGATCGCACGTCCGGGGCATTTCCAATCTGCCGCACGAGGCCAGTGACGGGCACTGCACCGGTCGCCTCTTGCCCGGTGGGGGCTGCGTCGCGCAGCATGACCGGAATGTCTCTCTTTACTCAGGGACGCGTGCGGCCCTCGCTTCATCCATTGCCTTCAGGTGCGGCCCGACTCTGGGCGCAGTACCACGCTCTTCCCAAGGTGCCGCTGCTGGTGCAGGTGCAGACCGTCTCCCCTGTCCAGCGTGGCCTGCCCCTGGACGAGCTGCTCGCCGTTGCTGTGCAGCGCGCATACCGCCCGTATTGGCCGGTTGACGCGGCTCGAACCCCGCCGTCCGTCGCGCCGCTCCCCCTGGCCCTGCTCGATACGGTCACCTTTCCGGTCCTGGGGGAAACCGAACCGGCCTGCCTGCCGCTCTGGGCCACCACCCCCCTGATTCTGGAAGACACCAACCAGCTGGACGCGCTGTGCCTCGGGCATCAGGACGAACTGCGGACCCTCCTGCGGCACATCACGTTCATTGGGCGCACCCGCGTGCGCGCCTGGTCGGTCCGCCGCGTCCTCCTGGGCGTGCCCTACGCCCTGGAGGTCATTCAGGCCGAGCGGCGCCGGCCCATTCCCAGAGGCGCGGATTGGGGTGGGTTTACACCCCCGTACCGGCATGCCCCCTGGCACCGGCCGCTCACGTCAGGCTGACCCTGAACGCCCATCAGTTCAGCGGCTGGCCATCAGCATCCACCAGATCCTGGAAGGCCTGCACGGCCGACTGTCCTTTCGCAGCCCCGAGCACCTCCGCCCCAGCCATGATCCGGGTCAATCCAGCTTCGACGTAGGCCTCCAGCGACAGGCCAAAGGCGTCCGCCTGCCGTTGAAGGGCCGCAACGAGTTCGGGCGCGATCTCCACGGTGAGGTCTTCTGACACCTCAACGCCGTCCGCAGACGTGTGGGGCAGCTGGTCGGGTGCCCACGCCAGGAGTTTTCGCGCAGCGCCAGTCACGGCGCCCGCACGGTTCTGATCGTTCTTATCCACAGGGCAAGTGTGACCGCGCGAGACTTCCGGACCAGGCGCTCCGCTCCCCGAGGAGCTACGCGGTCGGCAGGCTGTCGTCGAACCAGCTCACCAATTGCGGTAGCAGACCCGGCCGGTACAGGTCCTTCACGGGCAGCACCTGCAGCACGCCATGCCGGGCGTAGTAGACCCCCAGGCGACGAATGGGCAGCGCACTCCCCACCGTGCCGCCCATACGGTCCAGGATCAGGTACCCGGTGAGTTGCTGCAGGTATGCTCCCTCCAGCTGGAGATGCCGCGTGGCTTTGACCTCGATCAGCAGGTCGTCGAGCAGCACGTCCGCGTCTGCCCCACCGAATCGTCCGGCGGCCGCGAAGTGCGGGTTGAGGACCAGCTGCGACTGCGCCTGGAATATGCCCTGCGGCACCGCGTGAATCAGGGCAAGGACGTCCTGAGCGGCCTCCCGGGGGACCACACCGGCCAGATCGGCGAACCGGCCCGTCCGCACCACCACCTCGTATGACGCGAGCAGCACGGCCGCATGCGCGTGACGGAGCTCGAATGGCCGACCGAGCGCGACCTCCTGCAGCGTCTCTTCCGCCGCGTGGACCACTGCGAGGGTGCGGTCACGCTCCAAATCCAGCGCGGCGCGCCGGGCGATCAGCCCGCCCCGGACGGCCACCAGGCCCGGATTCAGCCCTTCAAGCAGAAAACGGAACGCGTAGTCGAAGGCGGTGCCGACCAGCCCGGGATTGGCGCCCAGGGGCGGGGCGAGCATCGGGGCGGGGGCCGGGTGCGCCTGGCGGGTCAGCGCGGTGCGGATCGCGTGGCGGGCCTCTGGGGTGCCCCGCAGGTACCCGGTGAGGCTGCCGTATTCAGGTGCAGTGGGGCGCGGCAGCGGGGGCGGCAGGGTGGTGGGCTTGGCCTGGGGCGGCGCGGCCCAGCGCAGCCGACAACCAGGCACGTTGGTCATGACCTCTGCCACCTGCCGCTGCGCCAGAGGCCCGTGCAGCGCGTCCACCGCCGCCTGGAGTTCGCGGTACGGTACCAAATCCCGCTCGTCTGAAACCCGCAGCCACTCCGGCGTCCAGGCCCGCGTCGTGAGGTCCAGGTGCACCAGACTGCCATGGGGCAGGGTGAAGAACGCGCCTGTCGGTGGGAGGGGCGAGCGGCGGGGCACAGCCGGCACTCTACGGGGGCAACGTGACCGCACACCGGAGTGAACGTAAGGAAGAGTCTGAGCGGAGGCTGACCTACGACGCTCGTGACCTGACGCCTTCACGCTGATGTTCATATGCGACGGTAGTTCGAGTGTGCTCCCTGCCCACGACCACGTTGACCTTCACTTCTGAATCGCTCGCGCCCCTTGGGACTGCCGCGCCTCCGTCCGCCCATTGACGCCACTTACGAGCCACGCGGCCACTGCTCCCACGCCACTGAGCAGCAGCAGCGACACCCGGTAGCCGCCTGTCCACAGGTACAGCCCTCCCATCAGCACAGGCGTGAGGGCCTGGGCGAGATTCACCGGCCGCGCCAGCCATCCGTTCACGGCACCGTAGAGGCCCGACGGGTACCCCCGCACCAGCAGCTCCGAGCGGGCCAGCGTGAGCGCCCCACTCGCCAGGCCGAACAGTACGATCCCGGTGACCTTCAGCGCTGTGGAGCCACTCAGGAGTAAGCCTGTCCCTGCGGCCAGCAGGCCCATCAGCGTGATGGTCAGGGGCACCGGGCCCACCCAGCGCAGGCACGGCACGAACACCACCCGGCCCGGCAGGGCGCTCAGGCCGAGCAGACCGGTCAGCGCCGCGGCCTCTCCCGGGCGGTACCCGCTGGCGAGCAGCAGGGGCGCCAGTTGCAGGCCCACGCCGACCGTCACGATCCGCGCGAGCGTCAGGCTCGCCGCCAGCTGCCAAGCGGCGCGGTCCGGGGTGAAGGGACCGGTGGCCTGAGAGGCTGGTTCCACTTCCCGGTCCGGTACCTTCCACCACGCCAGGCCCGCCACCGCCAGGAGCAGTCCCGCCAGTCCGAACAGCGCCCCACGCAGGCCCGCAGTATCCAGTAGCAGCGTCGTCAGTGGAACGAAGATGGTGCTCGCCAGCCCAGCCACCAGGGTCACCGTCAGCGTGGCCCGGGTGCGCCGCGCCCCGGCCACATGCTGCCCCAGCACGGTAAAGGCCGCCTCGTAGAACGTCAGCGTCATCGCCAGACCAGCCAGGAGCCAGGCGCAGAGAAACACCCCGTAGTCACGGGTCAGCGCCAGGATGACGAACGCGGCGGCTCCGCAGAGCGCCCCACCGCTCAGGAGGTGGCGGCCGCCCCGCTGGTCGAGGTGCCGGCCCACCCTGGGAGCAAGGACGGCACTCACGAGCAGCGCCGCGGTGAACGCCAGGCCGGTCTGCACGCGGGTCCAGCCGGTGGCGTGCTCGGTGGCGACCGCCAGGAGCGGCTGGGCGTAGTACAACGCGCCGTAGCTCACGGTACACAGCAGGGCCAGCGTCCACACGAGCGGACGCGTGGACGCTGGCCTGGCGGTCATCAGCGGAGGGTGATGGGCGCCTGGGGCGCGCAGCAGCCGGTAGCGGGCTCACAGCTTTCACTGGCCGCCTCGGTGGCCGTGCCGCAGGCGTCCCCCGCTTTGCACTGCACGCCTGGGGTCCGCAGATGCACCGTGATCATGTCAGGCTGAGTGTCCACGTGGGTGACGTGGTACTGCAGGGCTGGGGTCGTGGCGTTTCCGTACTCGAACCGCACTTCGGCCTCTGCGCGCACTGGGATGTGCTTGACGACGCGGTCGTAGATGGCCAGGAACTTCTGATTGGTCATGAACCCGGCCTGGGCCTCTTCGGCACTGCCGTCCATCAGCTGAATGACCGTCTCGCGCCAGGCGTTGGCTTTCCCGCCGCAGTCCATGGCTTCAATGGTGACGGCCTTGACCTCGGTCACGTGGTAGCCCGCGGGCACGAGCACTTCGCCGTGCAGGTGGAACTGGAGGGGCCGCTGGGGCAGGGTGCGCAGGGCGGTGATTAGGGTGGCGGTGGAAGTGTGCTCGCTGAGGCCGGGAATGGGGGCAGTCTGGGTCATGACAGGTCTCCTTATTGACATTCTTCGATGCGTAAGGGTTAAAGAATCAGCAGGTGGGGCAGGGCACGTTGGAGACCGGCATCTGCACGATCACCGGCGGGGTCGGGCGGTCCGGCGTCGGGCGGGCGAGATGCGCGCGGCGGGCCAGCTCGGCGTCCCGCAGCAGGTCCTGGTGGTGGGCGAGGGCGACGAGATGAAGGGTCAGGGGGTTCATACGGCCTCCTTCTGGAAGTGGGGTACCGCCGCGAGGAGCGTGTCCAGGGCCGTGTGGGCGAGGTGCAGGCCCTGGGCGCTGAGGGTGTAGTACGTCCATTTGCCGCGCTTCTCGCTTGTGACGAGCCCGGCCTCGACGAGGATTTTCATGTGGTGGCTGGTGGTGGGCTGACTCAGGCCAAGGCGTTCCTGGACGTCGCAGGTGCAGACGCCCTGCCCGGTGGAGCAGCAGCCCGCGTCGGCGGTGGCCAGGAAGTGCAGGGCCTTGAGGCGGTGCACGTCGCCCAGCGCTTTGAACACGGCTGCTGTTCCATCGAAGTCCATGGATGAATCGTAGGTGTTACATAGAAGAATGTCAATGGGTGATTGAGGTCATGTCACCTGACCGCTCTTCTTCGCGCCAGGTGCCGGACCACGACGGCCGCGTCCTGCCCCGCGCCCCGCAACGTCGCGGACGACAGCGCCCGCTGCCCACTCAACCCCACGTAGTACAGCCCCGGCACCGTCCGACTCACACCCAGGCGCTGCACCGGCTCCCCCTGCCGGTCCAGTGCCCCGGTGCCGCGCAGGAACTCCAGATTCGCCCGGTACCCCGTTGCGAAGATCACCGCGTCCACCCGCTCCTCCTGACCATCCGGCCACACGACGCCAAAAGCCGTCAACCGCGTGAACATCGCCCGCTGATCCAGGCGGCCCTCCCGGAACGCCGCCCGGTACCGTCCCGGATCAAAGACATTCCGGGGAGACGGCAGGCGCCGGAGGTGCCCCAGGGTCAACTGATCCACCCGCGCCCAGGTCAACCAATCGTGGATATCCCGGCCCAGCGGCCGCTGCGGCGTGAACTGCACCCGCGTTCGGGTCGCCAGGGTAACGTGGGCGACGCCCGCCAGCTCCACGGCGATCTGCACCGCCGAGTTCCCCGCCCCCACCACCAGCACCCGCTGCCCCGCGAAGGGCGCCGGCTCCTGATACGCCAGGGAGTGCAGCACCCGCCCTTTGAAGAACGCTCGGCCTGGAAGCTCAGGCACAAACGGACGGCGAAACGTCCCCGTGGCCGCCACGACCGCGCGCGACCGGAAGGTGCGTCCATCCGCACACAGCACCCGGAAGCCCTCCCCGTCGGGCAGCACCTGCGCCACCTCGGCTCCCGTCTCCATGGGAAACCCGAAATGGGAGGCGTAGGCCTCCAGGTACGCCACGACCTCATCCCGCGTGGGATACCGCTCCGGGTTCCCGGGGAAGGGCCAGCCGGGCAGAGACGCGTGCCGTGCAGGGGAAAACAGCTTCAGGCTCGCGTAATGCTGCGGCCAGGACCCGACCGGCCTTGGACCGGCTTCCAGTATCTGGAACCGCAGACCGTGACCCCGCAGGTGATACGCCGCGGCGAGTCCAGCCTGCCCAGCACCGATGACCAGGGCGTCCAGTCGATTGGTCATGACGGGCCCCGTTGCGGGAGTGCCAGCTGCAGGACCACAGCGGAGGACGGACATCCCCCTTGCAGCTGGGACGACGCCTGGAGTGCGGCCGGCAGCGCGTCGCGCGTAACCGGGCGGAAGCCGAGCTTCGGGAAGAAACCTGCGGCCGTCGTGGTGAGCAGCGTCAGGGTCTCCAGCTCCCCCGCCGTGGCCCGCTCGATCATCTCCCGCGTCAGGGCCAGTCCGAGCCCGAAACCCTGGTGATCGGCACGCACCGCCACCGAGCGCAGCAGCCCGTGCGGACCGTACTGTTCCAGGCCCGCCACCCCCAGCACGTCGTCTCCCTGGACCGCCAGCACGAAGTCGGCGAGATGAGCATGCACGCCCTCCAGCGATAGTTCAGCCGCGATCAGGAGGGCCTCAAGGATCGGCAGCTCGGCGGCCGCCGCTTCACGGAAGGTCACGGCGTGGCGCATGCCCCACCGTCCTCTGCGGCGCAGGCGCATTCGGCTTCGAGGGCGTCCGCCAGGAGTTCCAGGGCCCGCAGCACGTTGGCCTGTTCGACTTGGGGCACCCGGCCCAGCAGGCGAGCGGACTGCTGGCACAGTTCCGTGTTCAGGCGGCGAACCTGCGCGTGGCCGGCTGGGGTCAGGGTGAGCACCACCACGCGCCGGTCGGTCTGGCCTGCCTGCTTGTCGACCAGGCCTTCCCGGACCAGTTCATCCACGTTGCGGCTCATCCAGGCCTTGTCGGCCCCGAGTTGGCGGCCGAGATCCGCGAGGGTCAGGGGGCCTGCGCGGCCGAGGGTGGTGAGGACCTGGCAGCGGGTGAGGCTGTGAATGCCGCAGCAGCTGGCGGTGTGCTGCTGGAGGGTGGTGTGAAGCCGCGTGATGCGGCGCAGCAGGTCGCTGGGGTCCTGGGTCATCCTCACTCCTTTCGTTGCACTTGACAACGATCTATGGAGACCGTACTTCTGAAGGGAAGTCATTGTCAACATCAACGATCTGGAGGCCCCCATGACCCTACACC
It contains:
- a CDS encoding PAS domain-containing sensor histidine kinase, with amino-acid sequence MTEPLLTARQLQAVIDANGDCIKILDLDARLLSMNTGGQVIMEVDDPQQCQNVVLTTLWEGEARTQLEAALDAARAGQTRTFTGEARTFKGTPKWWSVTVAPLRDEAAQITHLLATSRDITAQVRAEQAQQAAQAQLAQQAQLLEDHAQHLEQRVQQQTQALDERAAALDAFVTFTEAVGSDIDQISLARQAFAAVQANLPDASLAYYELDTTHAVWRALIWSGDVSPDIVAQIQIGIPLHAPDFAPVLQHRVPIFVDGWDAASNDVSEAAAYGAVGLVPILIGGQVCALFTVGKQTTPQWTAREQAIVRAVGRGLTVALDRAAQARQLTQQRDDLNRRAQQLETLLQLTEDQGDVADPLALIGRAQALVLGLLPPGFAAYYEVHGGLWQVRVQTGVAPSPALQAAMDAGFPVGGLPSFDLVARTGEPSFVDTYDTGADVDPDVAQGVAAHATLPLIIGGQVRGLFNVPLFESLAWTPADEAVLIATVQHLGVVLERLEHSAQLTRSNAELQTSNQELEAFTYSISHDLRAPVRHVEGFAALALKEMTRGDAGRAERHLGVVVDAATRMETLLDAVLVLSRAGRTPLTMQAVSLQKIVEQVMRDVTLIDPDHLVTWTVDPLPIVQGDAVTLQQALRFLLENAVKFSPGEARVHVWAEDRGDEWAVLVQDEGVGFDPLYAGKLFVAFQRLHTQQEFAGAGIGLATVKRIVTRHGGHVWTDGQSGQGATFGFTLPKRGPQASVLPA
- a CDS encoding MFS transporter, coding for MTARPASTRPLVWTLALLCTVSYGALYYAQPLLAVATEHATGWTRVQTGLAFTAALLVSAVLAPRVGRHLDQRGGRHLLSGGALCGAAAFVILALTRDYGVFLCAWLLAGLAMTLTFYEAAFTVLGQHVAGARRTRATLTVTLVAGLASTIFVPLTTLLLDTAGLRGALFGLAGLLLAVAGLAWWKVPDREVEPASQATGPFTPDRAAWQLAASLTLARIVTVGVGLQLAPLLLASGYRPGEAAALTGLLGLSALPGRVVFVPCLRWVGPVPLTITLMGLLAAGTGLLLSGSTALKVTGIVLFGLASGALTLARSELLVRGYPSGLYGAVNGWLARPVNLAQALTPVLMGGLYLWTGGYRVSLLLLSGVGAVAAWLVSGVNGRTEARQSQGARAIQK
- a CDS encoding DUF6428 family protein, translated to MTQTAPIPGLSEHTSTATLITALRTLPQRPLQFHLHGEVLVPAGYHVTEVKAVTIEAMDCGGKANAWRETVIQLMDGSAEEAQAGFMTNQKFLAIYDRVVKHIPVRAEAEVRFEYGNATTPALQYHVTHVDTQPDMITVHLRTPGVQCKAGDACGTATEAASESCEPATGCCAPQAPITLR
- a CDS encoding ArsR/SmtB family transcription factor, coding for MDFDGTAAVFKALGDVHRLKALHFLATADAGCCSTGQGVCTCDVQERLGLSQPTTSHHMKILVEAGLVTSEKRGKWTYYTLSAQGLHLAHTALDTLLAAVPHFQKEAV
- a CDS encoding NAD(P)-binding domain-containing protein; this encodes MTNRLDALVIGAGQAGLAAAYHLRGHGLRFQILEAGPRPVGSWPQHYASLKLFSPARHASLPGWPFPGNPERYPTRDEVVAYLEAYASHFGFPMETGAEVAQVLPDGEGFRVLCADGRTFRSRAVVAATGTFRRPFVPELPGRAFFKGRVLHSLAYQEPAPFAGQRVLVVGAGNSAVQIAVELAGVAHVTLATRTRVQFTPQRPLGRDIHDWLTWARVDQLTLGHLRRLPSPRNVFDPGRYRAAFREGRLDQRAMFTRLTAFGVVWPDGQEERVDAVIFATGYRANLEFLRGTGALDRQGEPVQRLGVSRTVPGLYYVGLSGQRALSSATLRGAGQDAAVVVRHLARRRAVR
- the arsN2 gene encoding arsenic resistance N-acetyltransferase ArsN2 yields the protein MRHAVTFREAAAAELPILEALLIAAELSLEGVHAHLADFVLAVQGDDVLGVAGLEQYGPHGLLRSVAVRADHQGFGLGLALTREMIERATAGELETLTLLTTTAAGFFPKLGFRPVTRDALPAALQASSQLQGGCPSSAVVLQLALPQRGPS
- a CDS encoding MarR family winged helix-turn-helix transcriptional regulator, translating into MTQDPSDLLRRITRLHTTLQQHTASCCGIHSLTRCQVLTTLGRAGPLTLADLGRQLGADKAWMSRNVDELVREGLVDKQAGQTDRRVVVLTLTPAGHAQVRRLNTELCQQSARLLGRVPQVEQANVLRALELLADALEAECACAAEDGGACATP